The DNA segment GGCGTAGCCGGTGCGCGGCAGCCGGCGCGGCTCCATGTCCTCGGTGAACAGCGCCGGGTCCTTCGGCGACGAGCCGTAGACGGCGGTGGTCGACTTGAGGACGAGCTTGCGGACGGTCGGCGACTTCTGGCACGCGGCGAGGAGCTGCATCGTGCCGATGACGTTGATCTCCTTCATCGCGGTGCGGCCGCCGACGGTGAGCGGCGTGGCGACGACGGAGAGGTGGACGACGGTGTCGACCTCGGCGCTCGCGATGACCTTGGCGATGTTGGGGCTGCGGATGTCGGCGCGGACCACCTGGGTGCGGCCGAGGTCGGCGCGCGGCTCGGTGGTGTCGACGCCGACGACGGTCTCGATCTCCGGGTCGGCGGCGAGGTGGGCGGCCAGGCGCGCGCCGAGGAAGCGGGAGACTCCTGTGACGAGGACGCGGCGCGGCTGCACCGGCCGAGTCTACGTCCGCGGCAGGAGGCCGCGTTCCTGCTGGTCGAGCAGCGCCTCGACCAGCGACTCCACCGGCGGCCACGGGAACCCTGGCTCGGAGATCAGCAACGACACCAGCCCGTGGAACCCGGACCAGAGCAGGATCGCGGTCGCCAGCGGGTCGTCGGTGACGATCGCGCCGGCCTCGCGGGCGCGGACGACGGCGCCGACGACGTGCGCGAACGCCCGCGCCCCGGCGCGCTGCGCCGCCTCCCCCTCGGCCCCGACCAGCTCGTCCAGCGTCATCGAGCGGTCGTGCTTGGTCATGAAGATGACCCGGTAGTGCTCGGGGTTCTCCAGCGCGAACCGCACGTACGCGCGGCCGCGCGCGCGCAGCTCCTCCAGCGGGTCGGCCACGGTGGCGGCGGCGCGTTCCAGCGCCAGGTCGAACTCCGCGAACCGCTCCTCGCAGACCGCCTCGATCAGCGCGTCCTTGTCGGGGAAGTGCAGGTAGATCGACGGCGGCGTGACGCCGACGGCGTCGGCGATCATCCGGATCGACACGGCGCTCTCGTCGCCGCGCTCCGCGAGCAGGCGGCCGGCCGCGTCGAGGATCTCGGCGCGCAGCAGGTCGCCCTCGCCGCGCCGGGCCCGTGGACGCCGCGCTGCGGTCACACGTGCTCCAAGGGAGGGGCGGGGTCTTGGGGGGACCCCGCGGCGACGCGAGCGGAGCGAGCGTCGTCGTGGGGTAGTCCGAACCGATCGTAGAGGCGGCGCAGCGGCCGCGGCGCCCACCAGTTGGCCTCGCCGGCGAGCTTCATGAACGCCGGCACCAGCGCCGCCCGGATCAGCGTCGCGTCCATGACGACGGCCATGGTGAGGCCGACGCCGAACAGGATCATGAACGAGATGCCGGACGTGAGCGCGAACGACGCGAACACGATCGCGATGAGCGCGGCGGCGGCGGTGACGATGCGGCCGGTGCGTTCCAGGCCGACGGCGACCGAGGTGGCGTTGTCGGCGCCGGCGTCGTGCTCCTCCTTGATCCGCGACAGCAGGAACACCTCGTAGTCCATGGACAGCCCGAACGCGATGCAGAACATGAGGATCGGCATGCTCGCCGTGAGCGAGCCGGTGGCGGTGAAGTCGAGCAGGCCGGACAGGTGCCCGGTCTGGAAGATCCACACCATCGCGCCGAACGTCGCCGTCAGCGACAGCAGGTTCAGCACGACCGCCTTCGCCGGCACGAGCAGCGAGCCGAACGACAGGAACAGCACGACGAACGTGAACAGCGCGATGAGCGCGGCCGCGAGCGGGATGTTGTCGCCGATGGACGCCTTGCTGTCGACGAGCTGCGCGGACTGCCCGCCGACGAGCACCGGGCCGAGCGGCGAGGGCGTCGTGCGCAGCGCCTTGACCAGCGCCTCGCCCTGCGCGGAGACCGGCTCGATCGACGGGACGACCGAGAGGTAGGTCGCGTCCGGCGCGTAGAAGCGCTGGGAGACCGGCGTTGCCGGGAACACCTCGCGGCCGGCGGCGTACGAGCCGGTGAGCGCGTCCACGCGCGCGACACCGGGCAGCGCGGAAAGTTGCTTAGCGTACGCAACTATCTCGCCGGTGCGGGTCTTCGGGTCGCCGGCGCGGAGCGCGACGACGTTGGCGGCGGCGGCCTCGCGGGAGGCGTAGTCGCGACGGAGGACGTCGGAGACCTGGCGGCTCGGCGCGTCCTTCGGCAGCACCCGGTCGTCGGGCAGGCCGAGCTTCATGCCGGCGAACGGCGCGCCGAGCACGAGCAGCAGCGCCACGACACCGAGCGCGATCGGCCACGGGCGGCGCATGACGAACACCGCGATCCGGTGCCACATCCCCTCGCCGACGTCGGCCGGCCTGTGCCGCCAGAGGACGAGCTTGTCGACGCGCGGGCCGAGCATCGCGAGCAGCGCCGGCAGCACGACGACCGCGCCGACGGTCGCCATGGCGACGACGGCGATGCCGGCGTAGGCGAACGACCGGAGGAACGCGAGCGGGAACACCAGCAGCGCGCCCAGCGACGCCGCGACGGTGAGCGCGGAGAACGTCACCGTGCGCCCGGCCGTGACGACGCTGCGGCGGACCGCGTCGTCGGTGGACAGGCCGTTGCGGAGCTCCTCGCGGTAGCGGTTGACGATGAACAGGCTGTAGTCGATCGCCAGGCCGAGCCCCATCGCGGTCGTGAGCGACAGCGAGTAGATGGAGACCTCGGTGAAGCCCGCGACGATGCGCAGGATCAGGAACGTCCCGACGATCGCGAGGATGCCTACGGCGAGCGGCAGCAGCGCCGCGACCACGGAGCCGAAGACGAGGATGAGCAGGACGAGCGTGACGGGGATCGCGACGCTGTCGGCCTTCTTGGTGTCCTGCTCGATGATCTCGTTGACGTCCTTGTAGACGGCGGACAGGCCGCCCGGACGGACCTCGATGGTCTCGGTGGACAGCTCGTAGCGGGGCAGCAGCTCCTTGGCCGACTTGTTCACCCGGTCCTGGTCGCCGGTGATGCGGGCGAGGACGAGCGCGGAGTCGCCGGTGCGGGAGCGCAGCGGCGGCGGGCTGCCGAGCGACCAGTACGACGCGGCGAACGACACCTCGGTCTCGGCGTTGAGCCGGCTGGTCAGCTCGCGGCCCGCCTTGGCGACGTCCGGGGAGTCGACGGTGCCGTGCTTGGCGCGGACCAGCAGCAGCATGTTGCTCTCGCCGCCGAAGCGTTCCAGCGCGTGCTCGGCCTTGGTCGACTCGGCGCCGTGGTCGTCGAACCCGCCCGACGACAGCCGCTTGGCGACGCCGCCGCCGAGCGCGCCGGAGACGACCAGCGCGGCGAGGGTGACGAGGAGGATCGCCAGCTTGCGGCGGACGACCAGGTTGCTGATCCGGACGAGCATGGCGCGGCTCCCGTCGACGCGTGGTTAACGGCGTCAACTTAGCGGCGTTAGGTCACTACCCGTCAATGGTCCGGCGGTGTGATCCCGGTCACCCCTCGCGCAGCCGCACGTAGACGGCGGCGGCGACCATGGTGAGCGTCACCAGCGCGAGGACGACCGTCGCGATCGCGGCGGCCCGGCCCCGCTCGTGCTCGTGGCGGGCGCCGTGGCGCAGGCAGCCGACGGCGACGGCCAGCGCGACGGCGTCGGTGACCGCGTCGCGTGCCAGCGTGCCGGGGGTCCGGTGCGAGACGAGTGTGAGCACGAACGCCGCCACGCCGACCGCGAGCCCGGCCCACGCGACGACGCCGACGACCCGCCTGCCGCTCGCCTCCGTGTCCGGAGGGAGGAACGGGTCCATCAGGACATCGTCGACGGCTGCGGCGGGGGCTCGAGGATGCCGATGCGTTCGGCGGGCTGCGGCGCCTGGCGCGGCACCCGGCTGATGACGACCGGGTCGCCGCGGCCGGCGCGCAGGGTCTTCGCGGCGTGGCCGAGGTTCACGGCGACGGTGATGCGGCGGTACGAGTCCTCGCAGACGGCGGTGCGCCCCGGCGCCACCTCGCCGAACGTCACCGTGAACGGCACCTGCAACGTCCGGCCGTGCAGCCGCAGCTCGACCGTGTCGCCGAGGTTCATGCCGGCGGCCT comes from the Mycobacteriales bacterium genome and includes:
- a CDS encoding TetR/AcrR family transcriptional regulator; protein product: MTAARRPRARRGEGDLLRAEILDAAGRLLAERGDESAVSIRMIADAVGVTPPSIYLHFPDKDALIEAVCEERFAEFDLALERAAATVADPLEELRARGRAYVRFALENPEHYRVIFMTKHDRSMTLDELVGAEGEAAQRAGARAFAHVVGAVVRAREAGAIVTDDPLATAILLWSGFHGLVSLLISEPGFPWPPVESLVEALLDQQERGLLPRT
- a CDS encoding MMPL family transporter, with translation MLVRISNLVVRRKLAILLVTLAALVVSGALGGGVAKRLSSGGFDDHGAESTKAEHALERFGGESNMLLLVRAKHGTVDSPDVAKAGRELTSRLNAETEVSFAASYWSLGSPPPLRSRTGDSALVLARITGDQDRVNKSAKELLPRYELSTETIEVRPGGLSAVYKDVNEIIEQDTKKADSVAIPVTLVLLILVFGSVVAALLPLAVGILAIVGTFLILRIVAGFTEVSIYSLSLTTAMGLGLAIDYSLFIVNRYREELRNGLSTDDAVRRSVVTAGRTVTFSALTVAASLGALLVFPLAFLRSFAYAGIAVVAMATVGAVVVLPALLAMLGPRVDKLVLWRHRPADVGEGMWHRIAVFVMRRPWPIALGVVALLLVLGAPFAGMKLGLPDDRVLPKDAPSRQVSDVLRRDYASREAAAANVVALRAGDPKTRTGEIVAYAKQLSALPGVARVDALTGSYAAGREVFPATPVSQRFYAPDATYLSVVPSIEPVSAQGEALVKALRTTPSPLGPVLVGGQSAQLVDSKASIGDNIPLAAALIALFTFVVLFLSFGSLLVPAKAVVLNLLSLTATFGAMVWIFQTGHLSGLLDFTATGSLTASMPILMFCIAFGLSMDYEVFLLSRIKEEHDAGADNATSVAVGLERTGRIVTAAAALIAIVFASFALTSGISFMILFGVGLTMAVVMDATLIRAALVPAFMKLAGEANWWAPRPLRRLYDRFGLPHDDARSARVAAGSPQDPAPPLEHV